One region of Streptomyces rishiriensis genomic DNA includes:
- a CDS encoding FmdB family zinc ribbon protein — MPRYEYRCRTCGDTFELSRPMAESADPADCPAGHDDTVKLLSTVAVGGTRSAPAPEAGGGGGGGCCGGGCCG, encoded by the coding sequence ATGCCTCGCTACGAATACCGCTGCCGGACCTGCGGCGACACCTTCGAACTGAGCCGTCCGATGGCGGAGTCCGCCGACCCGGCCGACTGCCCCGCAGGTCACGACGACACAGTGAAGCTTCTCTCGACCGTGGCCGTGGGCGGCACGCGGTCCGCCCCCGCGCCCGAGGCGGGCGGCGGGGGCGGCGGCGGATGCTGCGGCGGCGGTTGCTGCGGCTGA
- a CDS encoding transglycosylase domain-containing protein: MQLKVPESFRADETMQLRVSDIPEMLEMPESDGKGKPRSSKNRRKAPRPSLFVQVSSFLAPRLAPLLAVLAPYVARVTPYARKLRPQYPRPGRSDWRRWIPSWRQCLGGVLASIGLSSMLLVVAYAATDIPDNINSYATQQDNVYFWADGTPMARTGWVQRQAMPLKDIPEDVRWAVLAAENASFYSDPGISFKGISRALFRTIGQGDTQGGSTITQQYVKNVYLNQNQTVSRKFTEAMIALKLDNQMSKDDILEGYLNTSWFGRGTYGIQRAAQAYYGKDVGELNASEAAFLASLLKGAGLYDPTLNSVNRARAVERWSWTLDRMVDIGKLSKAERAGYTKFPEPLKTNPLYDTGEQSDYLVELASQYAKKAGNISDKDFDLGGYQIYTTFDKKRETQLTDAVTKARKDALKDDPENAKTAHYGASSVASDGRILAVYGGPDHRTQGYNESNATTVSAGSAFLPFVYAAGLENGVHKTRDGDTTPVTGETLYDGDDKVPVKTPEGPYWDRSGKVVAAKNDDGESYGQISLHRAMELSVNTPFMQLGMDTGLDVVRSTAEKSGLLSSSIGAQVPALSMGSSTPSAIRMASGYSTFAAGGKHTEPYSVRLITKNGTKVVLDTPAVDRAFGADVAEEVNSALADSFRTAHPDDVPASQRTAARAGSLGQVAGKAGTTQDDTAAWYVGTAKAVSTAVVVYRIDLGKSLQPLPLKGIAGTTDDSVPYGIWSGAMSPLG; the protein is encoded by the coding sequence ATGCAGTTGAAGGTGCCCGAGTCTTTCCGGGCGGACGAGACCATGCAACTGCGGGTATCGGATATACCGGAGATGCTGGAAATGCCGGAGAGTGACGGCAAAGGAAAGCCGCGTTCGTCGAAAAACCGGAGAAAAGCCCCACGCCCTTCCCTTTTTGTGCAGGTTTCTTCTTTTCTGGCCCCCCGGCTCGCCCCGCTCCTCGCTGTACTGGCCCCGTATGTGGCTCGTGTCACGCCGTACGCCCGCAAGCTGCGCCCGCAGTATCCGCGTCCGGGCCGCAGCGACTGGCGGCGCTGGATACCCTCCTGGCGGCAGTGCCTCGGCGGCGTCCTCGCCTCCATAGGCCTGAGCAGCATGCTTCTGGTCGTCGCCTACGCGGCCACCGACATCCCGGACAACATCAACTCGTACGCCACCCAGCAGGACAACGTGTACTTCTGGGCCGACGGGACGCCGATGGCCCGCACCGGCTGGGTGCAGCGGCAGGCGATGCCGCTGAAGGACATCCCCGAGGACGTCCGCTGGGCGGTGCTGGCCGCCGAGAACGCCAGCTTCTACAGCGACCCCGGCATCTCCTTCAAGGGCATCAGCCGCGCCCTGTTCCGCACGATCGGCCAGGGCGACACGCAGGGTGGTTCCACGATCACCCAGCAGTACGTCAAGAACGTCTACCTCAACCAGAACCAGACGGTCAGCCGCAAGTTCACCGAAGCCATGATCGCCCTCAAGCTCGACAACCAGATGAGCAAGGACGACATCCTCGAGGGCTACCTCAACACCAGCTGGTTCGGCCGGGGCACCTACGGCATCCAGCGCGCCGCCCAGGCCTACTACGGCAAGGACGTCGGCGAGCTCAACGCCAGCGAGGCGGCGTTCCTCGCCTCCCTCCTCAAGGGCGCGGGACTCTACGACCCGACCCTGAACTCGGTCAACCGGGCCCGGGCCGTGGAGCGCTGGTCGTGGACCCTGGACCGTATGGTCGACATCGGCAAGCTGTCGAAGGCGGAGCGCGCCGGGTACACGAAGTTCCCCGAACCGCTCAAGACCAACCCGCTGTACGACACCGGTGAGCAGAGCGACTACCTGGTGGAACTCGCCTCCCAGTACGCCAAGAAGGCCGGGAACATCTCGGACAAGGACTTCGACCTGGGCGGCTACCAGATCTACACGACCTTCGACAAGAAGCGCGAGACCCAGCTCACCGACGCGGTCACCAAGGCCCGCAAGGACGCCCTGAAGGACGACCCGGAGAACGCGAAGACCGCGCACTACGGCGCCTCCTCGGTGGCCTCCGACGGGCGGATCCTCGCCGTCTACGGCGGCCCCGACCACCGTACGCAGGGCTACAACGAGTCCAACGCCACCACCGTCTCGGCCGGTAGCGCGTTCCTGCCGTTCGTGTACGCGGCCGGCCTGGAGAACGGGGTCCACAAGACCCGCGACGGGGACACCACACCGGTGACCGGCGAGACGCTGTACGACGGCGACGACAAGGTGCCGGTGAAGACGCCCGAGGGGCCCTACTGGGACCGCAGCGGCAAGGTGGTGGCCGCGAAGAACGACGACGGCGAGTCGTACGGGCAGATCTCCCTGCACCGGGCGATGGAACTGTCGGTGAACACGCCGTTCATGCAGCTCGGCATGGACACCGGGCTCGACGTGGTGCGCAGCACCGCCGAGAAGTCCGGGCTGCTGTCCTCCAGCATCGGGGCGCAGGTGCCCGCGCTGTCCATGGGCAGCTCCACGCCCAGCGCGATCCGTATGGCGAGCGGCTACTCCACCTTCGCCGCGGGCGGCAAGCACACCGAGCCGTACTCGGTGCGACTGATCACCAAGAACGGCACCAAGGTCGTCCTGGACACCCCGGCCGTCGACCGCGCGTTCGGCGCCGACGTGGCCGAGGAGGTCAACTCCGCGCTCGCGGACTCCTTCCGCACCGCCCACCCGGACGACGTGCCCGCCTCGCAGCGGACCGCCGCCCGGGCCGGCTCGCTCGGCCAGGTGGCCGGGAAGGCGGGCACCACCCAGGACGACACCGCCGCCTGGTACGTCGGCACGGCCAAGGCCGTGTCCACGGCGGTCGTCGTCTACCGCATCGACCTCGGCAAGAGCCTCCAACCACTTCCACTGAAGGGCATCGCCGGCACGACCGACGACAGCGTCCCGTACGGCATCTGGTCAGGTGCCATGAGCCCGCTCGGCTGA
- a CDS encoding amidase domain-containing protein encodes MKSRKLRATRRRVAILGAAATSVVAGVALLPNWSAGAAVVDDPKVDARTKATFQRLADAVFTDRTDALVAGKQGDRSKPLTDGFSGDVKLSSGTARTEDAALSSLGDRKDKLAKAGEKYSKASTTVTLNATRVTGRTAKAAVTESTTLTYEKVRGNEPKSTGFEAHHELTFKADRQGDWQLTDIRDTDQGGLAVNALSKPTSVKATTTADDTMPNAPRAATTRNPAAVPKTGTAYDYKAMATYAEKYWNVYNKDYPDYNGHGAGGDCTNFVSQSLKAGGWKHVPGYVYDYTKWFGNADIQSDSFVGVNEWSWFAQNSKRTTALANVYQLEVGDVLQMDFDRDGSKDHTMIVTAKSGGVPYVTYHSNNTLRRSVASLVSSYPTAYFYAYRT; translated from the coding sequence GTGAAGTCAAGGAAATTGAGGGCGACCCGCCGCCGCGTCGCGATACTCGGGGCAGCCGCCACCTCCGTCGTCGCCGGAGTGGCTCTGCTGCCCAACTGGTCCGCCGGCGCCGCGGTCGTCGACGACCCCAAGGTCGACGCCCGGACCAAGGCCACCTTCCAGCGGCTGGCCGACGCGGTCTTCACCGACCGCACCGACGCACTGGTCGCCGGCAAGCAGGGCGACCGGTCGAAGCCGCTGACCGACGGTTTCTCCGGTGACGTCAAGCTGTCGTCCGGCACGGCCCGCACCGAGGACGCCGCCCTGTCCTCGCTGGGCGACCGCAAGGACAAGCTGGCGAAGGCCGGCGAGAAGTACAGCAAGGCAAGCACCACCGTCACCCTGAACGCCACGCGGGTGACCGGCCGTACCGCCAAGGCCGCGGTCACCGAGAGCACGACGCTGACCTACGAGAAGGTCCGTGGCAACGAGCCGAAGAGCACCGGCTTCGAGGCCCACCACGAGCTGACGTTCAAGGCCGACCGCCAGGGCGACTGGCAGCTGACGGACATCCGCGACACCGACCAGGGCGGTCTCGCGGTGAACGCGCTCAGCAAGCCGACGTCCGTCAAGGCGACCACGACGGCCGACGACACCATGCCGAACGCCCCGCGCGCGGCGACCACCCGCAATCCGGCCGCCGTCCCGAAGACGGGCACCGCCTACGACTACAAGGCGATGGCGACCTACGCCGAGAAGTACTGGAACGTCTACAACAAGGACTATCCGGACTACAACGGCCACGGCGCCGGCGGCGACTGCACCAACTTCGTCAGCCAGTCCCTGAAGGCGGGCGGCTGGAAGCACGTCCCCGGTTACGTGTACGACTACACCAAGTGGTTCGGCAACGCCGACATCCAGTCGGACTCGTTCGTCGGCGTCAACGAGTGGTCCTGGTTCGCCCAGAACTCCAAGCGGACCACCGCGCTCGCCAACGTCTACCAGCTCGAGGTCGGCGACGTCCTCCAGATGGACTTCGACCGCGACGGGTCCAAGGACCACACGATGATCGTCACGGCCAAGAGCGGCGGCGTCCCGTACGTGACCTACCACTCGAACAACACCCTGCGCAGGTCGGTGGCGAGTCTCGTCTCGTCGTACCCGACCGCGTACTTCTACGCCTACCGCACCTGA
- a CDS encoding HAD family hydrolase, whose product MPVLVASDLDRTLIYSAAALALTMPDARAPRLLCVEVHEARPLSFMTETSAQLLTDLGDRAVFVPTTTRTRKQYQRINLPGPAPKYAICANGGHLLVDGATDQDWHASVQARLADECAPLAEVEEYLAKTADPFWLRKQRVAEDLFAYLVVERELLPEEWVRDLGAWAEIRGWTVSLQGRKIYAVPKPLTKSAAVREVARRTGAELTLAAGDSLLDADLLLVADRGWRPGHGELADAAWTAPAVTALPERGVLAGERILREFLKNS is encoded by the coding sequence ATGCCGGTTCTGGTGGCGAGCGATCTCGACCGTACGCTCATCTACTCGGCGGCCGCCCTGGCGCTGACCATGCCGGACGCGCGGGCGCCGCGGCTGCTGTGCGTGGAGGTGCACGAGGCGAGGCCGCTGTCGTTCATGACGGAGACGTCGGCGCAGCTGCTGACCGACCTCGGCGACCGGGCGGTGTTCGTGCCGACGACCACCCGGACGCGCAAGCAGTACCAGCGCATCAACCTGCCGGGCCCGGCGCCGAAGTACGCGATCTGCGCGAACGGCGGCCATCTGCTGGTCGACGGCGCGACCGACCAGGACTGGCACGCGAGCGTGCAGGCCAGGCTGGCCGACGAGTGCGCGCCGCTCGCGGAGGTGGAGGAGTACCTGGCGAAGACGGCGGACCCGTTCTGGCTGCGCAAGCAGCGGGTCGCCGAGGACCTGTTCGCCTACCTGGTCGTGGAGCGCGAGCTGCTGCCCGAGGAGTGGGTGAGGGACCTCGGGGCCTGGGCGGAGATCCGCGGCTGGACCGTTTCGCTCCAGGGCCGCAAGATCTACGCCGTGCCGAAGCCGCTGACCAAGAGCGCGGCCGTGCGTGAGGTGGCCCGCCGTACCGGCGCCGAGCTGACACTGGCGGCGGGCGACTCGCTGCTCGACGCCGACCTGCTGCTGGTCGCCGACCGGGGCTGGCGTCCCGGGCACGGCGAGCTGGCCGACGCCGCCTGGACGGCGCCGGCGGTCACCGCCCTGCCCGAGCGGGGGGTGCTGGCCGGGGAGCGGATCCTGCGGGAGTTCCTGAAGAATTCCTGA